A single window of Candidatus Dependentiae bacterium DNA harbors:
- a CDS encoding branched-chain amino acid transport system II carrier protein, with protein sequence MKRLLQSEIVALGLAIFSMLFGAGNLVYPLAVGAFSGTKNAIGMIGFMATAICLPLIGIITMILYNGDYEAFFRRLGKKSGDIMTLICMVIMGPLIAMPRIVTLSHSMVAPFLPFDFLSNPSMLSSFIFALIFLGVTFLFTYRESKIVDILGYVVSPALLISLLYIITKGILCADHPIYNTQTNISVLFANLLRGYETLDLLGALFFSSIILTILRANPDNRTKSEQQFAFVGLQGGLIGISLLAIVYVGMSILGMYYGHGLEQAELFRGISVRVLGDTGTLIVATAVLMACLSTSIALAAVIAEYVQHTVFKNKINNIQALLITLASCLPLSTFGLSSVLALTAGPVTFVGYPVLIVLTLCNLSHKIWGTEFVRIPVLTTLLLSLSAYFYW encoded by the coding sequence ATGAAACGATTACTACAATCTGAAATCGTCGCTTTAGGACTTGCTATATTTTCAATGTTATTTGGCGCCGGCAATTTAGTATATCCACTTGCTGTTGGAGCATTTTCCGGAACCAAAAACGCAATCGGCATGATCGGTTTTATGGCAACTGCAATTTGCCTTCCACTCATCGGCATTATTACTATGATTTTATACAATGGTGACTATGAAGCATTCTTCCGCCGTTTAGGAAAAAAAAGTGGTGACATTATGACTCTCATCTGTATGGTCATCATGGGGCCATTAATTGCAATGCCTCGTATTGTTACCTTATCACACAGTATGGTTGCACCATTTTTACCGTTTGATTTTTTGTCAAACCCAAGCATGCTCTCATCGTTCATATTTGCCTTAATATTTTTGGGTGTCACCTTTTTATTCACCTATCGTGAAAGTAAAATTGTCGACATTCTTGGATATGTTGTCAGTCCCGCACTGCTCATATCACTCCTGTACATTATCACTAAAGGCATATTATGTGCTGATCACCCTATTTATAACACGCAAACCAATATTTCAGTACTTTTTGCCAATTTATTACGCGGTTATGAAACGCTAGATCTTCTTGGCGCGCTTTTTTTCTCATCAATCATTTTAACTATCTTACGTGCTAATCCGGACAACCGAACCAAAAGCGAACAACAATTTGCATTCGTCGGCCTACAAGGAGGCCTCATTGGCATTTCATTACTGGCAATTGTATACGTTGGCATGAGTATTTTAGGCATGTATTATGGCCACGGTTTGGAGCAAGCAGAACTGTTCAGAGGAATTTCTGTACGTGTACTGGGAGACACGGGTACATTAATAGTTGCAACCGCTGTCTTAATGGCCTGCCTTTCAACCTCAATTGCACTTGCAGCAGTCATTGCAGAATATGTTCAGCACACAGTCTTTAAGAATAAAATTAATAATATACAAGCATTATTAATAACCTTAGCATCATGTTTGCCATTATCAACTTTTGGCTTAAGTTCCGTATTGGCATTAACTGCAGGACCGGTAACATTTGTTGGATACCCGGTATTAATTGTACTTACACTTTGCAACCTCTCACATAAAATATGGGGAACAGAATTTGTACGTATTCCTGTATTGACTACATTACTTTTGAGTTTAAGCGCATATTTTTATTGGTAA
- a CDS encoding ankyrin repeat domain-containing protein, with protein MKKYIFLSLIICKVINAYKAPYIPLFGTAKLGSAKLTHQLLTCKKVNPDQIDEYGNTPLHYAVHIQSHEVTNLLLEHHAQTNIQNKKGKTPLHIAVQQNNDYLVRRLMAYGANPNCADNNGNTPLHLAAIHSNRLLSYTIACDLLSYGADQTIKNRSGQTPLMLAQNFCTDTTNAQIIRKHQENAQRIICLLQNSKQRSRPYTTLDKMFIHIAKTTHVDTMKHLLHCPAINIDQQVGKHKRTALMYAAKNNRTKMVSYLIEEKHADKSLCDASGKTAYDYAKKHTNDQLHALLKT; from the coding sequence ATGAAAAAATATATATTTTTGTCGCTCATTATATGCAAAGTAATCAATGCATATAAAGCACCATACATTCCATTGTTCGGCACTGCAAAATTAGGAAGCGCCAAACTTACCCATCAGCTACTTACATGCAAAAAGGTAAATCCCGACCAAATCGATGAATATGGCAACACCCCACTACATTATGCCGTACACATACAAAGTCATGAAGTCACCAATTTGTTACTTGAACATCATGCACAAACCAACATACAAAACAAAAAAGGAAAAACCCCTTTGCATATTGCAGTACAACAAAATAACGATTATTTAGTGCGCCGTTTGATGGCATATGGCGCCAATCCAAACTGTGCTGATAATAATGGCAACACACCGCTTCATCTTGCAGCTATCCACAGCAATCGCCTACTTTCTTATACCATAGCATGCGATTTACTTTCATATGGTGCTGATCAAACAATAAAAAACAGATCTGGCCAAACACCACTTATGTTAGCGCAAAACTTCTGCACAGATACAACTAACGCACAGATAATACGTAAACATCAAGAAAATGCTCAGCGCATCATATGTTTATTACAAAATAGTAAGCAAAGATCTCGCCCATATACAACATTGGATAAAATGTTTATACATATAGCAAAAACAACACATGTCGATACTATGAAGCATCTTCTGCATTGCCCTGCCATTAATATCGATCAACAAGTTGGCAAACATAAACGAACTGCTTTGATGTATGCAGCCAAAAATAATCGTACAAAAATGGTGTCTTATTTAATAGAAGAAAAACATGCAGATAAATCATTATGTGATGCATCAGGCAAAACTGCCTATGATTATGCAAAAAAACATACTAATGATCAACTGCATGCATTGTTAAAAACATAA
- a CDS encoding peroxiredoxin, translated as MGKNMIGKKAPRFSCQAAIQDSIKDEVCLENYEGKYKVIFFYPQDFTFVCPTELHAFQDKLSEFEKRNVQVIGCSVDSPLTHEKWLQTPKAQGGIQGITYPLLADISKQICRDYGVLDEQSGVAFRGVFILDKDNTVQSLTVNNMSLGRNIDEILRIIDALQFAENHGQVCPANWNNGDKAMDANEEGVRAYFKE; from the coding sequence ATAGGAAAAAATATGATAGGTAAAAAGGCTCCTCGTTTTTCATGTCAAGCTGCAATTCAAGATAGCATTAAGGATGAAGTATGTCTTGAAAATTATGAAGGTAAGTATAAAGTCATCTTTTTCTATCCACAAGATTTCACATTTGTTTGCCCAACAGAATTACATGCATTTCAAGACAAACTTTCTGAATTTGAAAAACGCAATGTACAGGTTATCGGTTGTTCGGTTGATTCTCCATTGACGCATGAAAAATGGTTACAAACACCAAAGGCACAAGGTGGCATTCAAGGCATAACGTACCCATTGTTAGCTGATATAAGTAAACAGATCTGTCGGGATTATGGTGTATTAGATGAGCAAAGCGGCGTTGCTTTCAGAGGTGTTTTTATTTTAGATAAAGATAATACTGTACAAAGTCTGACTGTCAACAATATGAGTTTAGGTCGCAATATCGATGAAATTCTGCGCATTATAGATGCTTTGCAGTTTGCAGAAAATCATGGTCAAGTCTGTCCGGCAAACTGGAATAATGGAGACAAAGCTATGGATGCAAATGAAGAAGGTGTACGTGCTTATTTTAAAGAATAA
- a CDS encoding CTP synthase gives MTKFIFVFGGVISGVGKGVTTASLGKMLKSYGFKTTLIKIDPYLNFDAGTLRPTEHGEVWVTEDGGEIDQDLGTYERFMDENIPKQNNITSGQIYKTVIDNERSGNYLGKTVQFIPHIPQEIIRRLKLASDGYEIAIVEVGGTVGDYENTPFLFAAKSLEQECGKDSVAHVLVSYLPVPYHIYEMKTKPTQQAVRLLRQEGLVPDFIVCRTAHPIDDERKKKIETSSHILLDHIISAPDVSSIYEVPLNFARDDFGKKMIDRLKLSPKAMPNWNLWKQQVDAILKPDNKIRVGIVGKYLDTGSYELQDSYVSIAEALVHASAYHKKGCEIVWLDAKSFEVDDQQLKQLDDLDGVIIPGGFGMSGVEGKINVISYLREHMIPFLGLCYGMQLAVVEFARNVAQMCGAHTTEVNKETPYPVIDLLPMQKELLKNNDFGGTMRLGAYSAMLKKHTKVYDLYSNPNDFVIDAHTGEKKVFERHRHRYEVHPDYVEQIERAGLVFSGYHERADGTCLMEYIELPNHPFFVASQAHPEFKSRLANPNPIFAGFIRACVDRMNQRIGKRSSAVSDTSKQVHC, from the coding sequence ATGACAAAGTTCATTTTTGTATTTGGTGGTGTGATCTCAGGAGTTGGCAAAGGAGTAACCACTGCATCGTTGGGTAAAATGCTCAAAAGTTATGGATTCAAAACGACATTGATTAAGATTGATCCTTATTTGAATTTTGATGCAGGTACTTTGAGACCAACTGAGCATGGTGAAGTTTGGGTAACTGAAGATGGTGGTGAAATTGATCAAGATCTGGGAACGTATGAACGGTTTATGGATGAAAATATTCCAAAACAAAACAATATCACTTCAGGACAGATTTACAAAACGGTAATTGATAATGAGCGCTCAGGAAATTATCTGGGCAAGACGGTGCAATTTATTCCGCATATTCCTCAAGAAATTATTCGACGTCTCAAGTTAGCGAGTGATGGCTATGAAATTGCAATTGTAGAAGTTGGCGGAACGGTCGGTGATTATGAAAATACGCCATTTTTGTTTGCAGCAAAATCATTAGAACAAGAATGCGGAAAAGATTCAGTTGCGCACGTTTTGGTCAGTTATTTGCCGGTACCATATCATATTTATGAAATGAAAACTAAGCCAACGCAACAAGCAGTGCGCTTATTGCGTCAAGAAGGTTTAGTGCCTGATTTTATTGTATGTCGTACAGCACATCCAATTGATGATGAACGAAAAAAGAAAATTGAAACCTCTTCTCATATTTTGCTTGATCATATTATTTCAGCACCGGATGTGTCTTCAATTTATGAAGTGCCACTTAACTTTGCACGAGATGATTTTGGTAAGAAAATGATTGATCGTTTAAAACTGTCGCCAAAAGCAATGCCTAATTGGAACCTGTGGAAACAACAGGTTGATGCAATTTTGAAACCGGACAATAAAATTCGTGTGGGCATTGTGGGTAAATATTTAGATACCGGTTCTTATGAATTGCAGGATAGTTATGTGAGTATTGCTGAAGCTTTAGTGCATGCATCAGCATATCATAAAAAAGGTTGTGAAATTGTTTGGTTGGATGCAAAATCATTTGAAGTAGATGATCAACAATTGAAGCAGTTAGACGATTTAGATGGCGTCATTATACCGGGTGGTTTTGGTATGAGCGGTGTAGAAGGGAAAATTAACGTAATCTCATATCTGCGTGAACATATGATTCCATTTTTAGGTTTATGTTATGGTATGCAATTAGCAGTTGTTGAATTTGCTCGTAATGTTGCGCAGATGTGTGGTGCTCATACGACTGAAGTCAACAAAGAGACTCCTTATCCGGTTATTGATTTATTACCTATGCAAAAAGAGTTATTAAAAAATAATGATTTTGGTGGGACTATGCGTCTGGGTGCTTATTCAGCAATGCTTAAAAAACATACAAAGGTTTATGATTTGTATAGCAATCCAAATGATTTTGTTATTGATGCTCATACCGGAGAAAAAAAGGTTTTTGAGCGGCATCGCCATCGTTATGAAGTGCATCCTGATTATGTCGAGCAGATTGAGCGTGCAGGGTTGGTTTTTTCAGGATATCATGAACGTGCAGATGGTACTTGCTTGATGGAATATATTGAACTACCAAATCATCCGTTTTTTGTTGCATCACAAGCACATCCGGAATTTAAAAGTCGTTTGGCAAATCCTAATCCAATTTTTGCAGGATTTATTCGTGCCTGTGTTGATCGTATGAATCAACGTATAGGCAAAAGAAGCTCAGCTGTGAGTGATACATCTAAGCAAGTTCATTGCTGA
- the ppsA gene encoding phosphoenolpyruvate synthase gives MKYIIWFGEITHANQGLVGGKNGSLGHMIADLSDKVSIPDGFAITIDGYWHFLKANNLVEPITRIIDKIDMSNLATLRTHAREIRALIIAAKYPDDLRDEIVQAYHVLSKKYNQDDVAVAVRSSATAEDLPTASFAGQQETYLHEIGQEALLNAARKCMASLFTERAIAYRVEQGFEHMKIGLSVGVQKMVLADDGAAGVAFSLDTETGFKDVVMINGSWGLGESVVKGSVTPDEFVVFKPLLQKKYKPIIKKKLGNKHIKMIYDKNEDHVFSIATPKEQQERFCLSDADILELSRYVLIIEDYYSKKHNRWMPQDIEWAKDGVDGKIYIVQARPETIHGAKKEDSFFQTFHLLEKQSDLKPLITGVSIGQKISSGRAHVITSVEQIDIVKEGDIIITQMTDPDWVPAMKKAAGIITDRGGRTCHAAIVSRELGIPAIVGTQNGTQAIPHKQLITLDCSQGETGYVYAGEIPYEKTNIELGTLPKIPAKILVNIAEPDRAFSVAQLPVQGVGLARLEFILSNQIGIHPMAIVEPTKISEQAKKLIAEKTDAYADPKIFFVDSLAQHIGMIAAAFYPHEVIVRLSDFKSNEYRNLIGGDVFEPMEENPMLGWRGASRYYHSDFEKAFALECAAFIKVRNEMGFENIRIMVPFVRTVDEAKRVVDVMARYGLQRGKDSLQLVMMCEIPSNVLLIEQFAQFFDGFSIGSNDLTQLTLGVDRDSAILAPQFDERDEAVKKLFAMAIEGAHKQGRYIGICGQAPSDYIDLAQFLLDCGIDSLSLNPDSVIPFLQRINE, from the coding sequence GTGAAGTACATTATCTGGTTTGGTGAAATTACACATGCTAATCAAGGGTTGGTTGGTGGTAAAAACGGATCATTGGGGCATATGATAGCAGATTTATCTGATAAGGTGTCTATTCCTGATGGTTTTGCTATTACCATTGATGGTTATTGGCATTTTTTAAAAGCGAATAATCTTGTTGAGCCGATTACTCGGATTATTGATAAGATTGATATGAGCAATCTTGCTACATTGCGTACACATGCCCGTGAAATTCGTGCATTAATTATAGCAGCAAAGTATCCCGATGATTTGCGTGATGAAATTGTGCAAGCTTATCATGTATTAAGTAAAAAATATAATCAAGATGATGTTGCTGTTGCAGTTCGTTCTTCTGCCACAGCAGAAGATCTGCCAACTGCATCATTTGCAGGGCAACAAGAAACCTATCTGCACGAAATAGGGCAAGAAGCATTATTAAATGCTGCACGTAAATGTATGGCATCATTGTTTACTGAACGTGCAATTGCATATCGTGTTGAGCAAGGTTTTGAACATATGAAGATTGGTTTGTCAGTTGGTGTTCAAAAGATGGTACTTGCGGATGATGGCGCAGCGGGTGTTGCGTTTTCATTGGATACTGAAACCGGTTTTAAAGATGTTGTGATGATAAATGGTTCATGGGGGCTAGGCGAATCAGTGGTTAAAGGTTCGGTGACGCCGGATGAATTCGTTGTATTCAAGCCGCTTTTACAAAAAAAATATAAACCGATTATCAAAAAAAAGTTGGGCAATAAACATATCAAAATGATATATGATAAGAATGAGGATCATGTATTTAGTATTGCTACGCCCAAAGAGCAACAAGAACGCTTTTGTTTGTCTGATGCAGATATTTTAGAGTTGTCTCGCTATGTCCTTATTATTGAAGATTACTATTCAAAAAAACATAATCGTTGGATGCCGCAAGATATTGAATGGGCAAAAGATGGTGTGGATGGCAAGATCTATATTGTGCAAGCTCGTCCTGAAACTATACATGGCGCAAAAAAAGAGGATTCGTTTTTTCAAACGTTTCATCTTCTTGAGAAACAAAGTGATTTAAAGCCGTTGATTACCGGTGTGAGCATTGGCCAGAAGATTTCTTCAGGTCGTGCGCATGTGATTACATCTGTTGAACAAATTGATATTGTTAAAGAGGGTGATATTATCATTACTCAAATGACTGATCCTGATTGGGTACCGGCAATGAAAAAAGCGGCAGGTATTATTACTGACCGTGGCGGACGAACCTGTCATGCGGCAATTGTGAGCCGTGAATTGGGCATTCCTGCAATTGTAGGTACGCAAAATGGTACACAAGCTATTCCACATAAGCAGCTCATTACGCTTGATTGTTCACAAGGTGAAACCGGATATGTGTATGCAGGTGAAATACCTTATGAAAAAACGAATATTGAGCTTGGTACATTGCCAAAGATACCGGCTAAAATTTTGGTCAATATTGCAGAACCGGATCGTGCATTCTCTGTTGCGCAATTACCGGTGCAAGGTGTAGGTTTGGCGCGATTAGAATTTATCTTGAGTAATCAAATTGGTATTCATCCAATGGCAATTGTTGAACCGACAAAAATTTCTGAACAAGCTAAAAAATTGATTGCAGAAAAAACAGATGCATATGCAGATCCCAAAATATTTTTTGTCGATAGTTTGGCACAACATATTGGAATGATTGCAGCTGCATTTTATCCCCATGAAGTTATTGTGCGTTTATCAGATTTTAAATCAAACGAATATCGCAACTTGATTGGCGGTGATGTTTTCGAACCAATGGAAGAAAATCCTATGCTCGGTTGGCGTGGCGCATCACGTTATTATCATTCTGATTTTGAAAAGGCGTTTGCATTAGAATGTGCCGCATTTATTAAAGTACGCAATGAGATGGGGTTTGAGAATATTCGTATTATGGTGCCGTTTGTCCGTACTGTTGATGAAGCAAAGCGAGTTGTTGATGTAATGGCAAGATATGGACTGCAGCGGGGCAAAGATAGTTTGCAATTGGTTATGATGTGTGAAATACCTTCAAATGTTTTGCTTATTGAGCAATTTGCACAGTTCTTTGATGGTTTTTCAATCGGTTCAAATGATTTAACGCAATTGACTCTCGGTGTTGATCGCGATTCAGCAATTTTAGCACCTCAATTTGACGAACGTGATGAGGCAGTTAAAAAATTGTTTGCCATGGCGATTGAAGGCGCGCACAAACAAGGGCGTTATATTGGCATCTGTGGTCAAGCGCCGTCCGATTATATTGATTTAGCACAATTCTTACTTGATTGTGGTATTGATTCTTTATCGCTCAATCCTGATTCAGTTATTCCATTTTTGCAACGGATAAATGAGTAA